A single Pseudomonas brassicacearum DNA region contains:
- a CDS encoding substrate-binding domain-containing protein translates to MFKRNVLAVSLTLAGLCAAQAAMADVNGGGATLPQPLYQTSGVLTAGFAPYIGVGSGAGKAAFLNNDYTKFVSGNTSKNVHWAGSDSKLTQAELDTYVTNHGTAWGPLIQAPSVATSVAIPFNKTGTANVDLSVNQLCGVFSGRLTDWSQITGSGRTGAITVVYRSDLSGTTELFTRFLNAKCAETGTFAITTNFANSYSGGVPAGAVFASGSANVMTALNAAQGRITYMSPDYAATTLAGLDDATKVARVAGVSPAPANVSTAIAAVPVPTAANRSNPNAWVPVFTSQEIINANPNDPSLRLYPTSGYPILGFTNVIFSQCYANAAQSTQVRDFFTRHYGAVAANNNDAAITANRFVPLPTAWKNAIRGSFLTTTSAQSIGNTNVCNGIGRPL, encoded by the coding sequence ATGTTTAAGCGCAACGTTCTCGCGGTATCCCTGACCCTCGCCGGCCTCTGCGCCGCTCAGGCCGCCATGGCTGATGTCAACGGTGGTGGCGCTACCTTGCCTCAGCCGCTGTACCAGACTTCCGGCGTACTGACTGCCGGTTTTGCCCCTTACATCGGTGTGGGCAGCGGCGCTGGCAAGGCTGCTTTCCTGAACAACGACTACACCAAGTTCGTATCTGGCAACACCAGCAAGAACGTGCACTGGGCGGGTAGCGATTCGAAGCTCACCCAGGCTGAGTTGGACACCTACGTCACCAATCACGGCACCGCCTGGGGTCCATTGATCCAGGCGCCTTCGGTCGCCACTTCGGTTGCCATTCCGTTCAACAAGACCGGCACTGCCAACGTCGATCTGAGCGTCAACCAGCTGTGCGGCGTGTTCTCTGGTCGTCTGACTGACTGGAGCCAGATCACCGGTTCTGGCCGTACTGGCGCGATCACTGTGGTTTACCGCAGCGACCTCAGTGGCACCACAGAATTGTTCACTCGCTTCTTGAACGCCAAGTGCGCTGAAACCGGCACCTTCGCCATCACCACCAACTTCGCTAACAGCTACAGCGGTGGCGTGCCGGCCGGCGCCGTTTTCGCCTCCGGCAGTGCCAACGTCATGACTGCGCTCAACGCAGCCCAAGGCCGTATCACCTACATGAGCCCGGATTACGCGGCAACTACTCTGGCAGGTCTGGACGACGCCACCAAGGTTGCCCGCGTTGCCGGTGTTTCCCCAGCGCCAGCCAATGTGTCGACAGCTATTGCTGCCGTGCCAGTTCCTACTGCTGCCAACCGTTCAAATCCTAACGCTTGGGTGCCGGTGTTCACTTCGCAAGAAATCATCAATGCAAACCCGAACGACCCTAGCTTGCGTCTCTACCCAACCAGCGGCTATCCGATCCTGGGCTTCACCAACGTGATCTTCAGCCAGTGCTACGCCAACGCTGCCCAGAGCACTCAGGTACGTGATTTCTTCACCCGTCACTACGGCGCAGTTGCTGCCAACAACAACGATGCTGCTATTACCGCCAACCGCTTCGTGCCGCTGCCAACGGCCTGGAAAAACGCCATTCGTGGCAGTTTCCTGACCACTACCAGCGCTCAAAGCATCGGCAACACCAACGTGTGCAATGGCATCGGTCGTCCGCTGTAA
- the gspE gene encoding type II secretion system ATPase GspE, translating to MNTLPYAWAKAQRLVLHQSEEGAVLMVCPSTPGWSISEVRRQFGEVRLERVRDEELDGLLNSAYADTGSAAAVVGAAENEVDLDRLMQDIPEITDLLDTQDGAPVIRMINALLTQAARDEASDIHIEPYESHSVVRYRVDGTLRDVVSPRKALHGALVSRIKIMAQLDIAEKRLPQDGRIALRVAGRPIDIRVSTVPTGHGERVVMRLLDKQAGRLQLETLGMDPDVLGKLDHLIRQPHGIVLVTGPTGSGKTTSLYAALARLDASVHNILTVEDPVEYDLPGISQIQVNAKIDMTFALALRAILRQDPDIIMIGEIRDLETAQIAVQASLTGHLVLATLHTNDAVSAVNRLIDMGVELFLLASSMLGVLAQRLVRRLCPQCKQPDPATPGTWRPVGCPICNQTGYSGRTGIHELFCIDDDIRTLIHQGAGEQALRAAARRAGMFSMREDGERWVRSGTTAPEEILRVTRDA from the coding sequence ATGAACACCCTCCCATACGCCTGGGCCAAGGCCCAGCGCCTGGTGTTGCACCAGTCCGAAGAGGGGGCGGTGCTGATGGTGTGTCCGTCCACGCCGGGCTGGTCCATCAGTGAAGTGCGCCGCCAGTTTGGCGAGGTGCGCCTGGAGCGGGTGCGCGACGAGGAGCTCGATGGGCTGCTCAACAGTGCCTATGCCGACACCGGCAGCGCCGCCGCGGTGGTGGGCGCTGCGGAAAATGAAGTGGATCTCGACCGGTTGATGCAGGACATTCCCGAGATCACCGACCTGCTGGACACCCAGGACGGTGCGCCGGTGATTCGCATGATCAATGCCTTGCTGACCCAGGCCGCACGGGACGAGGCCAGCGACATCCACATCGAACCCTACGAGAGCCATTCGGTGGTGCGCTACCGCGTCGACGGCACCCTGCGCGATGTGGTTTCGCCGCGCAAGGCTCTGCACGGCGCGCTGGTGTCGCGGATCAAGATCATGGCCCAGCTCGACATCGCCGAAAAACGCCTGCCCCAGGATGGGCGCATCGCCCTGCGCGTGGCCGGGCGACCGATCGATATCCGCGTCTCGACGGTGCCCACCGGCCACGGCGAACGGGTGGTGATGCGGTTGCTGGACAAGCAGGCCGGACGCCTGCAACTGGAAACCCTGGGCATGGACCCGGACGTGCTGGGCAAGCTCGATCACCTGATCCGCCAGCCCCACGGCATCGTCCTGGTGACTGGCCCCACCGGCAGCGGCAAGACCACCAGTCTCTACGCCGCCCTGGCTCGGCTGGACGCCAGCGTCCACAACATCCTCACCGTGGAAGACCCGGTGGAATACGACCTGCCGGGCATCAGCCAGATCCAGGTCAACGCCAAGATCGACATGACCTTCGCCCTGGCATTGCGGGCGATCCTGCGCCAGGACCCGGACATCATCATGATCGGCGAAATCCGCGACCTGGAAACCGCGCAAATCGCCGTGCAGGCCTCCCTCACCGGTCACCTGGTGTTGGCGACGCTGCACACCAACGACGCGGTGTCGGCCGTCAACCGCCTGATCGACATGGGCGTCGAGCTGTTCCTGCTGGCCTCATCGATGCTCGGCGTGCTCGCCCAGCGCTTGGTGCGCAGGCTCTGCCCGCAGTGCAAACAGCCCGATCCGGCCACGCCCGGCACCTGGCGGCCGGTGGGCTGCCCGATCTGTAACCAGACCGGCTACAGCGGCCGAACCGGTATCCATGAACTGTTCTGCATCGACGATGACATCCGCACGCTGATCCACCAGGGGGCAGGGGAGCAGGCACTGCGCGCCGCCGCTCGCCGGGCCGGGATGTTCAGCATGCGCGAGGATGGCGAGCGTTGGGTGCGTAGCGGCACCACGGCCCCTGAAGAAATCCTGCGCGTAACACGGGACGCCTGA
- the gspF gene encoding type II secretion system inner membrane protein GspF, which yields MNRYRFEAADAQGKIESGHLEADSQGAAFNLLRSRGLTALQVQVERNTTPANGGGVFSAKLSDNDLAWATRQLASLLGASLPLEAALSATVEQAERKHIAQTLSAVRADVRSGMRLAEALAARPRDFPEIYRALIAAGEESGDLAQVMERLADYIEERNNLRGKILTAFIYPGVVGLVSIAIVIFLLSYVVPQVVSAFSQARQDLPALTVAMLTASDFIRAWGWLCFGVLAGGFWSWRMYLRKPAARLNWHARVLRLPLIGRFVLGLNTARFASTLAILGGAGVPLLRALEAARQTLSNDRLSQSVSEATAKVREGVNLAAALRVEKVFPPVLIHLIASGEKTGCLPPMLERAAQTLSRDIERRAMGMTALLEPLMIVVMGGVVLVIVMAVLLPIIEINQLVQ from the coding sequence ATGAATCGCTACCGTTTCGAGGCCGCCGACGCCCAGGGCAAGATCGAATCCGGACACTTGGAAGCCGACAGCCAGGGCGCGGCCTTCAACCTGTTGCGCAGTCGCGGGCTGACGGCATTGCAGGTGCAGGTCGAGCGCAACACGACACCGGCCAACGGCGGTGGCGTGTTCAGCGCCAAACTCTCGGACAACGACCTGGCCTGGGCCACCCGGCAACTGGCAAGCCTGCTGGGCGCAAGCCTGCCGCTGGAAGCCGCGTTGAGCGCCACGGTGGAACAGGCCGAGCGCAAGCACATCGCCCAGACCCTGAGCGCGGTGCGCGCCGATGTGCGCAGCGGCATGCGCCTGGCCGAAGCCCTGGCGGCACGGCCCCGGGACTTTCCGGAAATTTATCGGGCGTTGATTGCCGCTGGCGAAGAGTCCGGCGACCTGGCCCAGGTGATGGAGCGCTTGGCCGACTACATCGAAGAACGGAACAACCTGCGGGGCAAGATCCTCACGGCGTTCATCTACCCCGGGGTGGTGGGGTTGGTGTCGATCGCCATCGTGATTTTCCTCCTCAGCTATGTGGTGCCGCAGGTGGTCAGTGCGTTCTCCCAGGCTCGGCAAGACCTGCCCGCGCTGACCGTGGCGATGCTTACCGCCAGTGATTTCATTCGTGCCTGGGGCTGGTTGTGCTTTGGCGTGCTGGCCGGTGGCTTCTGGAGTTGGCGCATGTACTTGCGCAAACCGGCGGCGCGGTTGAACTGGCACGCGCGGGTTTTGCGCCTGCCGCTGATCGGGCGTTTTGTGCTGGGCCTCAACACCGCACGGTTTGCCTCGACCCTGGCGATTCTCGGCGGCGCCGGGGTGCCATTGCTGCGAGCGCTTGAGGCCGCGCGCCAGACGTTGTCCAACGACCGCCTGAGCCAGAGTGTCAGCGAGGCCACCGCCAAAGTTCGCGAAGGCGTCAACCTGGCGGCGGCGCTGCGGGTGGAAAAAGTCTTCCCACCGGTGCTGATCCACCTGATCGCCAGCGGCGAGAAAACCGGCTGCCTGCCACCGATGCTCGAACGCGCCGCGCAAACCCTGTCCCGCGACATCGAACGCCGGGCGATGGGCATGACTGCGCTGCTGGAGCCGCTGATGATCGTGGTCATGGGTGGCGTGGTGCTGGTGATCGTCATGGCGGTGTTGTTGCCGATTATCGAGATCAACCAGTTGGTTCAATAG